Proteins encoded by one window of Amaranthus tricolor cultivar Red isolate AtriRed21 chromosome 4, ASM2621246v1, whole genome shotgun sequence:
- the LOC130811116 gene encoding uncharacterized protein LOC130811116 produces MESENPSDAISSPTPTPPPPQPPLLPPPPFEQPPLKKPKMSSTTNTSSDETTPKPPRYKRRKIAIFFAYCGVGYQGMQKNPGAKTIEGDLEEALFVSGAVPEADRGQLQRCEWARSARTDKGVSAVGQVVSGRFYVDPPGFIQRLNSNLNPRIRIFGYKRVTPTFNAKKFCDRRRYVYLLPVFALDPSSHRDRESVLASLGSENELIKCVGCSERGRKVFGVMGNRKCGNLSSSVHSDISSNSLSAMVKDSENEVEDKGEHGSLKEGLTNNAGVDHEVLVQSDTSPTNGDASLICEDKEKNDKEEYKNGSQQEPLKLDATMVDSDVLSDPERSLKTEQISEFKYGEEERTRFNRILNYYVGTHNFHNFTTRTKAEDPSAKRYIVSFEANTTLTLEGIEFVKCEVIGQSFMLHQIRKMIGMAVAVMRDFVPESIYDRAFDQDYHINVPTAPEVGLYLDECLFTSYNNKWKDSHEEISMKDYAEEAEEFKLKYIYTHIAKTEHKEGSVAVWLHSLNHRNYPDFRPPNDRVEGAANAEGENADIKQDVATDEGEMAVNRVELAATDDGEKAVNDEVKCGR; encoded by the exons ATGGAATCTGAAAACCCATCTGATGCCATCTCCTCCCCGACCCCGACCCCGCCCCCACCCCAACCTCCACTCCTACCGCCACCACCTTTTGAACAGCCCCCATTAAAGAAACCCAAAATGTCATCAACTACCAATACCTCCTCCGACGAAACAACCCCAAAACCCCCCCGTTACAAACGTCGAAAAATTGCAATCTTCTTCGCCTACTGCGGCGTTGGTTACCAAGGAATGCAAAAGAATCCAGGTGCAAAAACCATCGAAGGAGATCTTGAAGAAGCCCTCTTTGTCTCTGGTGCAGTTCCTGAAGCTGATCGCGGCCAACTCCAACGCTGCGAGTGGGCTCGTTCTGCTCGTACAGATAAAGGTGTTAGTGCAGTTGGTCAGGTTGTTTCTGGTCGATTTTATGTAGACCCACCTGGGTTTATTCAACGTTTGAACTCTAATCTTAATCCCCGAATCAGGATCTTTGGGTATAAAAGGGTCACACCAACGTTTAATGCTAAAAAGTTTTGTGACAGGAGGAGATATGTTTATTTGCTGCCTGTTTTTGCGCTTGATCCTAGCAGTCATCGTGATAGGGAGAGTGTTTTAGCTAGTTTAGGGTCTGAGAACGAGCTTATCAAGTGTGTGGGGTGTTCTGAGAGAGGGAGGAAGGTTTTTGGTGTAATGGGCAATAGGAAATGTGGGAATCTGAGTAGTTCTGTTCATTCAGACATTTCGTCGAACAGTTTGAGTGCAATGGTAAAAGATAGTGAAAATGAGGTGGAAGATAAAGGAGAACATGGTAGTTTAAAGGAGGGTTTGACAAATAATGCAGGTGTTGATCATGAGGTGCTCGTTCAGTCAGACACTTCTCCAACCAATGGAGATGCATCTTTGATTTGTGAGGATAAAGAGAAGAATGATAAAGAAGAGTATAAAAATGGTTCTCAGCAAGAACCCTTGAAGCTTGATGCTACTATGGTGGATTCTGATGTTTTGAGTGATCCAGAAAGGTCATTAAAAACCGAGCAGATTAGTGAATTCAAGTATGGGGAAGAGGAAAGAACTAGGTTTAATAGAATCCTCAATTATTATGTAGGAACCCATAATTTTCATAACTTTACAACCCGAACAAAGGCTGAAGATCCCTCAGCAAAACGATACATTGTATCGTTCGAAGCCAACACCACGCTTACTCTCGAAGGGATAGAGTTCGTGAAATGCGAGGTTATAGGGCAAAGCTTTATGCTTCATCAAATTCGGAAAATGATAGGAATGGCGGTGGCAGTGATGAGGGATTTCGTTCCTGAATCAATCTATGACCGAGCATTCGATCA GGACTATCACATTAATGTGCCCACAGCTCCAGAAGTAGGTTTATACTTGGATGAATGTTTATTCACCTCGTATAACAATAAATGGAAAGATTCGCACGAGGAGATATCGATGAAAGATTACGCGGAAGAAGCTGAGGAATTCAAActgaagtatatatatactcatataGCCAAAACCGAACATAAGGAAGGGTCTGTTGCTGTTTGGCTACATTCCCTAAATCATCGTAATTATCCTGATTTTCGCCCTCCTAATGATCGAGTGGAGGGTGCGGCGAATGCTGAAGGGGAAAACGCGGATATCAAACAGGATGTAGCGACTGATGAAGGGGAGATGGCGGTTAATAGAGTCGAGTTGGCTGCTACCGATGATGGGGAAAAGGCGGTAAATGATGAAGTGAAATGTGGGAGATGA
- the LOC130810490 gene encoding protein DYAD-like isoform X1, translated as MGFQNKEENRRMTRMIVPKQSNLGVVGNAVLQRPLPNQIVSFNPKQESIDTILEGTFYEIDHAKLPTRSPVMLHNVRAVMVTAKSELNVTVRYPSTQSLEAYFGNLNCMALRQELYPALDEKFIMGPKSALEVLRRKIPSRDFEELRHSIAFWLVKSSSKLNQLTLPGESYGTESKQGPCFSKLESSGIKGWGLTKKVAYLPNSEELKDHSAMNSLTFVEKNACVKTEEDDETNVQKVIQYSRKRKRGRPPHSESKKRKAISKLDAIEVKPKIIANIKNEYVERWTLQRYETAATELLEVLKNNGAVHGNPMSRTKLRTEARKRIGDTGLLDHLLKHLAGKVVPRDGTDRVRRRCDADGKMQYWVENADLVNIRKKAGVEDPYWIPPPGWKLGDNINIPSCMCRQEVKMLKEELSILRSQLAELKCNNVNELPITAVMPDFTATSSGRVRDGNLSKKEILEVLKMKKSRLDEQEHQLSKLLIELEEDMKMQPYTAEAAANQELKEAFEDIAGGELSDSYYGEEQEKESQDKKVIVNLRPCRHQDNIDNTSLCEAIDDSVQDFMAPTSASGSPLSTTTS; from the exons ATGGGTTTTCAGAACAAG GAAGAAAATAGAAGAATGACTCGAATGATAGTCCCAAAACAGAGTAATTTAGGAGTAGTGGGAAATGCGGTTCTTCAACGTCCTCTCCCCAACCAGATAGTATCATTCAACCCCAAAC AAGAATCAATCGACACTATTTTAGAGGGGACCTTCTATGAGATTGATCACGCAAAGCTACCTACTCGATCCCCTGTCATGCTCCATAATGTTCGAGCTGTTATG GTAACTGCAAAATCTGAGCTGAATGTGACAGTTAGATATCCTAGCACTCAATCTCTGGAGGCGTATTTTGGCAATTTAAATTGTATGGCTCTTAGACAAGAACTTTACCCTGCATTGGATGAAAAATTTATCATGGGACCAAAGTCTGCGCTTGAAGTTCTAAGACGTAAAATTCCTTCTCGAGATTTTGAGGAGCTCAGACACTCCATAGCCTTCTGGTTAGTCAAGTCTTCTAGCAAATTAAATCAGCTTACCCTGCCGGGAGAGAGCTATGGTACCGAGTCCAAGCAAGGGCCATGCTTTTCTAAGCTTGAAAGCAGCGGAATTAAAGGATGGGGTTTAACAAAGAAAGTTGCTTATCTTCCAAATTCTGAAGAGCTGAAAGACCATTCTGCAATGAACAGTTTGACTTTCGTAGAGAAAAATGCTTGTGTCAAAACAGAGGAAGACGATGAAACTAATGTCCAGAAGGTCATTCAATACAGTAGGAAGAGGAAGCGTGGTAGACCTCCACATTCTGAAAGCAAGAAGAGAAAAGCAATTTCCAAGTTAGATGCTATTGAGGTTAAACCTAAGATCATTGCAAACATAAAAAACGAATATGTTGAGAGATGGACTCTACAAAG ATATGAGACAGCTGCAACAGAATTGTTGGAGGTTTTGAAGAATAATGGAGCAGTTCATGGGAATCCAATGTCCCGTACAAAGCTAAGGACTGAAGCAAGGAAAAGAATTGGTGATACAGGTCTGTTGGACCATCTGCTCAAGCACCTTGCTGGCAAAGTGGTCCCACGTGATGGAACTGATCGTGTTCGTAGGAGGTGTGATGCTGATGGTAAGATGCAGTATTGGGTTGAAAATGCTGATCTTGTTAACATCAGGAAGAAGGCTGGGGTTGAAGATCCTTACTGGATCCCACCTCCCGGGTGGAAGCTAGGAGACAACATAAACATTCCTAGTTGCATGTGTCGTCAAGAAGTAAAGATGCTTAAGGAGGAACTTAGCATCTTGAGAAG TCAATTGGCAGAGCTGAAATGCAACAATGTAAATGAGCTGCCAATTACTGCGGTGATGCCAGATTTTACTGCTACATCCTCTGGGAGGGTTAGAGATGGAAACCTTAGCAAAAAG GAAATCCTTGAGGtactgaagatgaagaaatCACGTCTAGATGAGCAGGAACATCAACTTTCAAAACTGTTAATAGAACTAGAG GAAGACATGAAAATGCAACCTTACACAGCAGAAGCAGCAGCGAACCAAGAGCTGAAAGAAGCCTTTGAAGATATAGCTGGTGGAGAGTTGAGTGATAGTTATTATGGAGAAGAACAAGAGAAGGAAAGCCAAGACAAGAAAGTGATTGTGAATCTGAGACCGTGCAGGCATCAGGATAACATCGACAATACATCATTGTGTGAAGCAATAGATGATTCGGTGCAGGATTTCATGGCACCAACCTCTGCTTCAGGCTCCCCTCTCTCTACAACCACTTCATAA
- the LOC130810490 gene encoding protein DYAD-like isoform X2, translating to MTRMIVPKQSNLGVVGNAVLQRPLPNQIVSFNPKQESIDTILEGTFYEIDHAKLPTRSPVMLHNVRAVMVTAKSELNVTVRYPSTQSLEAYFGNLNCMALRQELYPALDEKFIMGPKSALEVLRRKIPSRDFEELRHSIAFWLVKSSSKLNQLTLPGESYGTESKQGPCFSKLESSGIKGWGLTKKVAYLPNSEELKDHSAMNSLTFVEKNACVKTEEDDETNVQKVIQYSRKRKRGRPPHSESKKRKAISKLDAIEVKPKIIANIKNEYVERWTLQRYETAATELLEVLKNNGAVHGNPMSRTKLRTEARKRIGDTGLLDHLLKHLAGKVVPRDGTDRVRRRCDADGKMQYWVENADLVNIRKKAGVEDPYWIPPPGWKLGDNINIPSCMCRQEVKMLKEELSILRSQLAELKCNNVNELPITAVMPDFTATSSGRVRDGNLSKKEILEVLKMKKSRLDEQEHQLSKLLIELEEDMKMQPYTAEAAANQELKEAFEDIAGGELSDSYYGEEQEKESQDKKVIVNLRPCRHQDNIDNTSLCEAIDDSVQDFMAPTSASGSPLSTTTS from the exons ATGACTCGAATGATAGTCCCAAAACAGAGTAATTTAGGAGTAGTGGGAAATGCGGTTCTTCAACGTCCTCTCCCCAACCAGATAGTATCATTCAACCCCAAAC AAGAATCAATCGACACTATTTTAGAGGGGACCTTCTATGAGATTGATCACGCAAAGCTACCTACTCGATCCCCTGTCATGCTCCATAATGTTCGAGCTGTTATG GTAACTGCAAAATCTGAGCTGAATGTGACAGTTAGATATCCTAGCACTCAATCTCTGGAGGCGTATTTTGGCAATTTAAATTGTATGGCTCTTAGACAAGAACTTTACCCTGCATTGGATGAAAAATTTATCATGGGACCAAAGTCTGCGCTTGAAGTTCTAAGACGTAAAATTCCTTCTCGAGATTTTGAGGAGCTCAGACACTCCATAGCCTTCTGGTTAGTCAAGTCTTCTAGCAAATTAAATCAGCTTACCCTGCCGGGAGAGAGCTATGGTACCGAGTCCAAGCAAGGGCCATGCTTTTCTAAGCTTGAAAGCAGCGGAATTAAAGGATGGGGTTTAACAAAGAAAGTTGCTTATCTTCCAAATTCTGAAGAGCTGAAAGACCATTCTGCAATGAACAGTTTGACTTTCGTAGAGAAAAATGCTTGTGTCAAAACAGAGGAAGACGATGAAACTAATGTCCAGAAGGTCATTCAATACAGTAGGAAGAGGAAGCGTGGTAGACCTCCACATTCTGAAAGCAAGAAGAGAAAAGCAATTTCCAAGTTAGATGCTATTGAGGTTAAACCTAAGATCATTGCAAACATAAAAAACGAATATGTTGAGAGATGGACTCTACAAAG ATATGAGACAGCTGCAACAGAATTGTTGGAGGTTTTGAAGAATAATGGAGCAGTTCATGGGAATCCAATGTCCCGTACAAAGCTAAGGACTGAAGCAAGGAAAAGAATTGGTGATACAGGTCTGTTGGACCATCTGCTCAAGCACCTTGCTGGCAAAGTGGTCCCACGTGATGGAACTGATCGTGTTCGTAGGAGGTGTGATGCTGATGGTAAGATGCAGTATTGGGTTGAAAATGCTGATCTTGTTAACATCAGGAAGAAGGCTGGGGTTGAAGATCCTTACTGGATCCCACCTCCCGGGTGGAAGCTAGGAGACAACATAAACATTCCTAGTTGCATGTGTCGTCAAGAAGTAAAGATGCTTAAGGAGGAACTTAGCATCTTGAGAAG TCAATTGGCAGAGCTGAAATGCAACAATGTAAATGAGCTGCCAATTACTGCGGTGATGCCAGATTTTACTGCTACATCCTCTGGGAGGGTTAGAGATGGAAACCTTAGCAAAAAG GAAATCCTTGAGGtactgaagatgaagaaatCACGTCTAGATGAGCAGGAACATCAACTTTCAAAACTGTTAATAGAACTAGAG GAAGACATGAAAATGCAACCTTACACAGCAGAAGCAGCAGCGAACCAAGAGCTGAAAGAAGCCTTTGAAGATATAGCTGGTGGAGAGTTGAGTGATAGTTATTATGGAGAAGAACAAGAGAAGGAAAGCCAAGACAAGAAAGTGATTGTGAATCTGAGACCGTGCAGGCATCAGGATAACATCGACAATACATCATTGTGTGAAGCAATAGATGATTCGGTGCAGGATTTCATGGCACCAACCTCTGCTTCAGGCTCCCCTCTCTCTACAACCACTTCATAA